One part of the Rutidosis leptorrhynchoides isolate AG116_Rl617_1_P2 chromosome 1, CSIRO_AGI_Rlap_v1, whole genome shotgun sequence genome encodes these proteins:
- the LOC139867889 gene encoding uncharacterized protein, with translation MVSFICKPPSNTFCIRLGFTISIILLLVLHLFTNQPNNLPQNNIVHLTTRQSTNISHLVFGIVGSTEAWYYRKGYIESWWRPNVTRGYLYLDTNPTNDLLPWSQNSPPFRVSDDLSKLLNETKHAAPIMVRMVHAIIEVFREEQEDVRWYIMGDDDSLFFVDNLVDVLSKYDHTKYIYIGGHSEFIMSNHWYSTDMGFGGAGLIMSYPLVKVVQKNIENCFRRYPYLTSADHILMTCVNDFGVSMTTHQGLHQIDLNGDISGLLSSHPKAPLLSLHHFDNIDPLFPTMNRVESTKHLMKASNVDQARLLQQTICYNRHLSWSFSVSWGYSIHIYERIIPRSFLKIPLETFKPWHPNFEPPLYMFNTRRLTNNSCLMPHMFSFDSIKRINDNEVLTSYVREGPRWMPTCGLGGSHSADLVFRIEVVSPVTKPKQDGKTECCDVIQTDDMDFAKLKLRDCMDDELIA, from the exons atgGTTTCTTTTATTTGCAAACCACCATCAAACACATTTTGCATAAGACTTGGATTTACAATATCTATCATTTTGCTCCTCGTGCTTCACTTGTTCACAAACCAACCCAATAATCTTCCCCAAAACAATATCGTTCATCTCACAACTCGCCAATCTACGAACATATCTCATCTAGTATTCGGGATTGTAGGGTCCACAGAGGCATGGTATTATCGAAAAGGTTACATAGAGTCATGGTGGCGCCCAAACGTTACTCGTGGCTATCTTTACCTAGACACGAACCCTACTAACGATCTCTTACCATGGTCACAAAACTCACCACCTTTTCGTGTTTCTGATGATCTTTCAAAGTTACTAAATGAAACAAAACATGCTGCGCCAATAATGGTTAGAATGGTGCATGCGATTATCGAGGTTTTTAGGGAAGAACAAGAAGATGTAAGATGGTATATTATGGGAGATGATGACTCGTTGTTTTTTGTTGATAATTTAGTTGATGTTTTGTCCAAATATGATcatactaagtatatatatattggtGGTCATTCTGAATTTATAATGTCAAACCATTGGTACTCAACTGATATGGGATTTGGTGGAGCAGGGCTTATTATGAGTTACCCATTGGTAAAAGTGGtgcaaaaaaatatagaaaattgttTTAGAAGGTATCCGTATTTGACAAGTGCGGATCATATTTTGATGACTTGTGTTAATGATTTTGGAGTTTCAATGACTACTCATCAAGGTCTTCATCAG ATAGATCTTAATGGAGATATATCAGGGTTGCTATCTTCTCACCCAAAAGCTCCATTGCTTTCCCTTCACCATTTCGACAATATAGATCCACTTTTTCCCACAATGAATCGTGTCGAATCAACAAAACATCTAATGAAAGCCTCAAATGTCGATCAAGCTCGTTTACTACAACAAACCATATGTTACAATAGACACTTAAGTTGGTCCTTTTCAGTCTCATGGGGCTACTCTATTCACATTTACGAGCGAATTATCCCTCGTAGCTTCTTAAAGATCCCACTCGAGACGTTCAAGCCATGGCATCCTAATTTTGAGCCACCTTTATACATGTTCAATACGAGACGACTTACAAACAATTCATGTTTAATGCCTCACATGTTTTCTTTCGATTCTATAAAAAGGATCAATGATAATGAAGTGTTAACTAGTTATGTTCGAGAGGGTCCACGTTGGATGCCGACTTGTGGATTAGGTGGCAGTCATTCTGCTGATTTGGTCTTTAGGATTGAAGTTGTGTCCCCTGTGACAAAACCCAAACAG GATGGAAAAACCGAATGTTGCGATGTAATTCAGACGGATGATATGGACTTTGCAAAGCTGAAGTTGAGGGATTGCATGGATGATGAGTTAATTGCTTGA